The Oryzias melastigma strain HK-1 linkage group LG13, ASM292280v2, whole genome shotgun sequence genome window below encodes:
- the LOC112149572 gene encoding uncharacterized protein LOC112149572: MTGGELLKSVLLLLSLQLSGVRSDKNTVFVYKTVGEDALLLCSIASSDCSSITWTFFRSGQVRFSKEVINGQVNRTSDKANRMTVAPNCSLVLRDLVLADVGSYVCLKHEKDITTVYLSILAISSPSNIKEVKPGGTVVLSCILSSFYEAGHCRQYSGGGFKLRWVAEDGTEPTNHSRHQLTKRSYCNATLVLNLQKEDDSRRWRCQVETKDDKRETHLDFTSSFLFESISSTRGLQPPAECPVRLPISRIVLCVALPLMVGIVGVVTWVSDRKRNRMLAAAQRRETMRMRL, from the exons ATGACGGGTGGAGAACTCCTGAAGAGcgtcctgctgctcctcagcctGCAGCTCTCAG GTGTGAGGAGCGACAAGAACACCGTCTTTGTGTACAAGACAGTTGGAGAGGACGCCCTCTTGTTGTGTTCCATCGCCTCCTCAGACTGCTCCTCCATCACCTGGACCTTCTTCAGGAGCGGCCAGGTGCGTTTCTCCAAGGAGGTGATCAACGGGCAGGTGAACCGGACTTCAGACAAGGCCAACCGCATGACCGTGGCCCCCAACTGCTCCCTCGTCCTCCGAGACCTGGTCCTGGCGGACGTGGGCTCCTACGTCTGCTTGAAGCACGAGAAGGACATCACGACGGTCTACCTGTCCATCCTCGCCATCAGCTCGCCCTCCAACATCAAGGAGGTCAAGCCGGGGGGGACGGTCGTCCTGAGCTGCATCCTCTCCAGCTTCTACGAGGCAGGACACTGCAGGCAGTACTCAGGCGGCGGCTTTAAGCTGCGCTGGGTAGCAGAAGACGGGACAGAGCCGACCAATCACAGCAG GCATCAACTGACTAAAAGATCTTACTGCAACGCCACTCTGGTCCTGAATCTGCAGAAGGAGGACGACAGCAGAAGGTGGAGGTGTCAGGTGGAGACCAAGGATGACAAAAGGGAGACTCATTTGGACTTCACCTCCTCCTTTTTGTTTGAAAGCATCTCCTCCACTCGCGGTCTGCAGCCTCCTGCTGAGTGTCCCGTCCGGCTGCCCATCAGCCGCATCGTGCTGTGCGTGGCTCTGCCGCTCATGGTCGGCATCGTGGGAGTGGTCACATGGGTATCGGACAGAAAGAGGAACAGGATGCTGGCTGCTGCTCAGCGCCGTGAGACCATGAGAATGCGTCTCTGA